From one Candidatus Methylacidiphilales bacterium genomic stretch:
- a CDS encoding acetyl-CoA C-acyltransferase produces the protein MKPIWIVSAKRTPQGRFLGGLAKRSAVELGVAAGRAALAGIDPSIVDSVIVGNVLGAGLGMNVARQIGIGVGLPVSTPAFTVNMMCASGMQAVILATQAIRGGAARMVLCGGTESMSNAPYLLNRARSGYKLGDGVLIDSALRDGLTDAFSNEHMGVTAERVAERCNISREAQDRFAVRSQQRYAAAEAAGHFRDEITPVDKLEKDEHPRPETTVETLATLRPAFNPKGTVTAGNASGLNDGAAMLVICDEARGIECGLSPLMVITAGASVGCDPDVMGLGPVYATRKITSDPGGFDMIELNEAFAAQSIACIVELGLDEGKVNTDGGAIALGHPIGASGARLLVHLAHRRPRSGLASLCVGGGMGCAVAMQRP, from the coding sequence ATGAAACCCATCTGGATTGTCTCCGCAAAACGCACTCCGCAAGGCCGTTTTCTTGGCGGATTGGCAAAACGTTCCGCCGTCGAACTGGGGGTGGCGGCCGGGAGAGCCGCACTCGCGGGCATCGATCCCTCGATTGTTGATTCGGTGATTGTCGGTAATGTGTTGGGTGCGGGACTCGGCATGAACGTGGCGCGCCAGATCGGGATTGGAGTCGGCCTGCCCGTCAGCACGCCCGCCTTTACGGTCAACATGATGTGCGCGTCCGGAATGCAGGCGGTTATTCTTGCGACCCAGGCCATCCGTGGCGGCGCCGCCCGCATGGTGCTTTGTGGCGGCACCGAATCAATGTCCAATGCGCCGTATCTGCTGAACCGTGCGCGGTCGGGTTACAAGCTGGGCGATGGCGTGCTGATTGATTCCGCTTTGCGTGACGGGCTGACCGATGCGTTCAGCAACGAGCACATGGGTGTTACCGCCGAGCGTGTCGCGGAGCGCTGCAACATTTCCCGCGAAGCGCAGGATCGTTTCGCCGTGCGCAGCCAGCAGCGCTACGCTGCGGCGGAGGCCGCCGGACATTTCCGCGACGAAATCACGCCGGTGGACAAGCTGGAGAAGGATGAGCATCCGCGTCCTGAAACCACCGTCGAGACGCTTGCCACGCTGCGCCCCGCGTTCAATCCAAAAGGCACGGTGACGGCAGGCAACGCCTCGGGCCTCAATGACGGTGCGGCCATGCTGGTGATCTGTGATGAGGCGCGCGGGATTGAGTGCGGACTGAGCCCGCTCATGGTGATCACGGCCGGCGCATCTGTGGGCTGCGATCCGGATGTCATGGGATTGGGTCCGGTCTATGCGACGAGAAAAATTACCAGCGATCCCGGCGGGTTCGACATGATCGAACTCAACGAGGCATTCGCCGCGCAATCCATCGCCTGCATTGTGGAATTGGGGCTTGATGAGGGGAAAGTCAACACGGATGGCGGGGCGATTGCGCTCGGTCATCCAATTGGCGCCAGCGGAGCGCGGTTGCTGGTGCATCTCGCGCACCGGCGGCCCCGGAGCGGACTGGCGTCCCTGTGCGTGGGCGGAGGCATGGGTTGCGCGGTGGCCATGCAGCGCCCCTGA
- a CDS encoding autotransporter-associated beta strand repeat-containing protein yields the protein MKNHIENLSGAHYTRPRAGILLCLTALAAVFLLLAMPVAQASTLTWDNSGANPAAPTDGTTSLWDTTATVWSNTTTDSAWVNANNDTAVFGSNNGTAGTVNLGSAITAGGITFNAATSGNYTIAGGSGPFALTLAGATPTITANVNATISAGITGTVGLVKSGSGTLVLSGTNTYSGGTTINGGILSISGAVTANGSPSNIGTAGVTLDGGTLLMASPASLPSSFNRGITLGANGGTLQVDGALASGLNYNGTFSTTGSGARTFTLSGSQIKNNITQAIVDGTGGATSLVKAGSSDWTIGATTASTYTGTTDIQGGTLILGKLNALPTTTTLSVANGATLRLNGFNQTVASLSGAGNVTNNAVNTSTLTVGSGSFSGALQDFTPNSRILALAKNTAGTLRLSGNSNTYTGGTTISNGTLIVNNTLSTSSGLSVGAVSVTSATLGGNGYIALGSATVSAPTIAVGSGGIIAAGDGGIGTLTLNGANTSGAILDMQAGSKFTFDLGPTSTSDLVQFYNYAGAADFLRDSGGITLDFTGAQAGIYQLFKFYSNSGSTLVSEGFTQGTSNFTLGSGLTGFTAVWDYTTPGIISLNLTAVPEPSTYAMLLGGVGLLVVLRRLGANSRKS from the coding sequence ATGAAGAACCATATCGAAAACCTGTCTGGAGCCCATTATACGCGTCCGCGCGCGGGAATCTTGTTATGCCTCACCGCTCTTGCGGCCGTATTCCTGCTTTTAGCCATGCCTGTTGCACAGGCCTCGACACTGACTTGGGACAATAGCGGCGCCAATCCGGCAGCGCCGACCGATGGCACTACCAGTCTCTGGGATACCACTGCCACGGTCTGGAGTAACACGACTACCGATTCAGCCTGGGTCAACGCCAATAACGACACCGCTGTTTTCGGCAGCAACAATGGCACAGCCGGAACGGTCAATCTGGGGTCGGCTATCACGGCTGGCGGAATTACTTTTAATGCAGCGACCAGCGGTAATTACACCATCGCCGGTGGCTCAGGGCCATTTGCGTTAACCTTGGCGGGAGCAACCCCGACTATCACGGCCAACGTCAATGCGACCATCAGTGCGGGTATCACGGGCACGGTAGGGCTGGTCAAAAGTGGCAGCGGCACGTTGGTATTGAGCGGAACAAATACCTACTCGGGTGGGACCACCATTAACGGCGGCATTCTGAGCATCAGTGGCGCTGTGACGGCTAACGGCAGCCCCTCCAATATAGGAACAGCCGGCGTCACATTAGATGGGGGCACTCTGTTAATGGCCAGCCCGGCATCCCTGCCAAGCTCATTTAACCGCGGGATCACCCTGGGTGCAAACGGCGGCACGTTGCAAGTGGACGGTGCTTTGGCAAGCGGTCTCAACTATAATGGAACTTTTTCAACAACGGGTTCCGGAGCGCGCACATTCACACTTTCCGGCAGTCAAATCAAAAATAACATAACACAAGCAATTGTGGACGGAACGGGCGGCGCGACCTCTTTGGTCAAGGCTGGCAGCAGTGACTGGACCATTGGCGCGACTACAGCCAGCACTTATACCGGCACTACGGACATCCAGGGAGGCACTCTGATTCTTGGTAAACTCAACGCCCTCCCTACGACGACCACCCTCTCGGTGGCCAATGGAGCCACCCTCAGGCTCAATGGATTCAATCAAACCGTGGCCTCGTTGTCGGGTGCAGGCAATGTCACTAATAACGCTGTAAATACCTCAACGCTGACGGTCGGTTCAGGCTCATTCAGCGGCGCACTCCAAGATTTCACGCCGAACTCCAGAATCCTGGCCCTGGCCAAAAACACTGCGGGAACGCTCAGACTAAGCGGCAACAGCAACACCTACACCGGTGGCACGACGATCTCGAACGGTACCTTGATTGTAAACAACACGCTGAGCACCAGCAGCGGCTTGAGCGTGGGTGCCGTAAGCGTCACTTCAGCGACCCTCGGCGGCAACGGGTACATAGCCTTGGGCTCGGCCACAGTCTCAGCCCCGACAATCGCCGTCGGATCCGGCGGCATTATTGCTGCGGGGGATGGCGGCATCGGCACGCTGACTTTGAACGGCGCCAACACGAGCGGAGCCATCCTGGACATGCAAGCGGGATCAAAATTCACTTTCGATCTGGGTCCCACAAGCACCAGCGACCTGGTCCAGTTTTACAACTATGCAGGAGCGGCTGATTTTCTACGGGACAGTGGCGGCATCACCTTGGATTTCACCGGCGCACAGGCGGGCATCTATCAGCTTTTCAAGTTTTACTCGAATTCGGGATCAACCTTGGTTAGTGAGGGCTTTACCCAGGGCACGTCCAACTTTACACTCGGTTCCGGCCTGACGGGATTCACTGCGGTATGGGATTATACCACGCCCGGCATCATTTCCCTGAACCTCACCGCCGTTCCGGAGCCTTCCACCTACGCGATGTTGCTTGGTGGGGTCGGACTGTTGGTTGTGTTGCGGAGGCTGGGCGCCAACAGTCGTAAATCCTGA
- a CDS encoding choice-of-anchor Q domain-containing protein, with product MNKTYIQVLALLSLLGCGAANATDYYCDPVTGSMSNPGTSASPWSTLEAVFTANKTFVAGDVINLRTGYHGFPSIKGNNSGDVTIQAQNGNTPTVKKITASYNAASHWVISGLTISPETAGTTDNGRYVYFLTGCHYMTVKNCLIYSASNITGWTATDWTNNAGSGIVSYADNTVLLNNTLRNVGGGIAILRTSTGQASNSRVTGNLIENFCGDAMVGLADNSIFDYNTIRNCYNNGGTTHRDGFQSWSVGTDGVAGNGIVTGVTLRGNIFISQTDPNQPLSTEDGGTMHGIGCFDGMYDNWIVENNLIANGNDYGISFDGARNCRIVNNTVLVNPLKRAGTPYPYSRIYLAAHKAGGPYANVYASDNIIRNNIVALISEWHTTNTTLDHNIITTAYDTGYFVNYYGFDFHTKSGSPLIDTGSATLAPAIDLDGVPRPQGVGFDIGAYEFVSALFGNSFEAYPANANIGGQPVGTTTWAVAGTGTGAFAIVSNAQAYSDGGSKSLYLSQTATGFRPRATVNLVAGGFIPSALAKGSVSFAVCEDPANGGGANFYTVNIGNMSLSRFDQSGVGKLVFSVTGGSYIGAGFTGTGYTYTPGAWNLIEVSFDNTAKAASLYINGGLAGTITGASSDFSVSSITLGLYSSGSTSDKVYFDAVQAAP from the coding sequence ATGAACAAAACCTATATTCAAGTGCTTGCTCTGCTGAGTCTGTTGGGCTGCGGCGCAGCAAATGCCACCGACTATTATTGCGACCCCGTGACCGGCTCCATGTCCAACCCAGGCACATCCGCCAGTCCCTGGAGCACCCTGGAAGCCGTGTTCACCGCCAACAAAACATTCGTCGCTGGCGATGTCATCAACCTCCGTACCGGTTACCATGGCTTTCCTTCCATCAAGGGCAACAACTCCGGCGATGTGACGATCCAGGCGCAGAACGGAAATACGCCGACGGTCAAAAAAATAACCGCCTCCTATAATGCGGCCTCGCATTGGGTGATTTCCGGTCTGACAATCAGTCCGGAAACCGCCGGCACGACTGACAACGGAAGATACGTTTATTTTCTCACCGGCTGCCATTATATGACGGTGAAAAACTGTCTTATTTACTCGGCGTCGAACATTACCGGCTGGACCGCGACCGATTGGACCAACAACGCGGGCTCCGGAATTGTATCGTATGCTGACAATACCGTGCTTTTGAACAACACCTTGCGAAATGTCGGCGGCGGAATCGCAATTTTGCGGACATCCACCGGCCAGGCATCCAACTCACGAGTGACCGGCAACCTGATCGAGAACTTTTGCGGCGATGCCATGGTGGGTTTGGCTGATAATTCCATCTTTGATTACAATACCATCCGGAACTGTTATAATAACGGCGGTACCACGCATCGGGATGGGTTCCAAAGCTGGTCGGTAGGCACCGATGGCGTGGCGGGAAATGGCATCGTCACAGGCGTCACGCTGCGCGGCAACATCTTCATCAGCCAGACCGATCCCAACCAGCCGCTCAGCACGGAAGATGGGGGCACCATGCATGGCATCGGTTGTTTCGATGGGATGTACGATAATTGGATCGTGGAGAACAATCTGATTGCGAACGGCAACGATTACGGGATTTCCTTCGATGGCGCCCGCAACTGCCGCATCGTCAACAATACCGTGCTGGTAAACCCCTTGAAGCGCGCCGGCACCCCATATCCCTATTCGAGAATCTATCTTGCCGCGCACAAGGCGGGCGGGCCTTACGCCAATGTGTACGCCTCTGATAACATCATCCGCAACAATATCGTTGCCCTTATTTCCGAATGGCATACCACCAATACGACGTTGGATCATAATATCATCACCACGGCTTATGACACAGGGTATTTTGTGAACTACTACGGCTTTGACTTCCATACGAAGTCCGGCAGTCCGCTGATCGATACGGGCAGCGCCACGTTGGCTCCCGCGATCGATCTGGATGGCGTACCCCGGCCGCAAGGGGTCGGCTTTGACATTGGCGCTTATGAATTTGTCAGCGCCCTTTTTGGCAACAGCTTTGAAGCCTATCCCGCCAATGCCAACATCGGCGGACAGCCGGTTGGTACGACCACCTGGGCAGTAGCGGGTACGGGAACCGGGGCCTTCGCCATCGTTTCCAACGCGCAGGCGTACAGCGATGGTGGAAGCAAATCGCTCTATCTTTCCCAGACCGCCACGGGTTTCCGCCCCCGCGCCACGGTCAATCTTGTGGCCGGCGGTTTTATTCCGTCCGCTCTTGCAAAGGGATCGGTTTCCTTTGCGGTGTGCGAGGATCCCGCCAACGGCGGGGGCGCGAATTTTTATACTGTGAACATTGGCAACATGAGCCTCTCGCGCTTCGATCAAAGCGGTGTTGGAAAGCTCGTTTTCTCCGTCACGGGAGGGAGCTATATCGGTGCTGGTTTCACCGGCACCGGCTATACCTACACGCCCGGCGCGTGGAATCTGATCGAGGTGTCTTTTGACAACACAGCAAAAGCCGCCTCCCTCTACATCAACGGCGGGTTGGCGGGAACGATCACAGGCGCCTCGTCCGATTTCTCGGTGTCATCGATCACTCTCGGCCTTTATTCCAGCGGCAGCACCAGCGACAAAGTCTATTTCGATGCGGTGCAGGCGGCTCCTTGA
- a CDS encoding polysaccharide lyase 8 family protein yields the protein MNPSMPFINKRFMCALALAALPLFSPDSMAAADTAVATSPGAGDVAIRFETAAKIPSPEQSADMALIKKQFCDYQRDVWKGANSAGKDEEQVAAWMKSLTADGTWPDVNYTDLTPGYWRAVDHITRTNKMCMVYTSPECRLHGDPGLSRAIHAALGHWLQKDYRSPNWWHNEIGVPREISIIMLLIEPELTPQERAAGIKIVSHAVIDSPPRFGGRGALTGQNRVWVAENTLTRGLLASDFELVQHARDVISEEVTVATQAGGGEPKISRGSAGVVLLSTQEGIQPDFSFFQHGPQLQLGNYGLGFAGDIVTWLTVLHGSSLALEQDKIGIMRDYLLKGESVVVWKGFMDISSCGRQIGPQSPAAKGSTVLRILARAKASDTDHAAEYQAAIEQDSPDVPVSAIPAKNTYFWRADFMVHRRPGFYVSTRMNSARVYATELVNGENLQGKYLGDGATYVYMTGHEYEDIFPVWDWSRLPGVTSPKITDKARLKPKNFQITNPCEFVGGVADGEYGAAALALNREGLAAKKSWFYFDDQIVCLGAGITCANKDKDLFITTSVNQCLARGGVAADAGKGPAAAPAGLREYATLKWAWHDNVGYIFPEPLNISLGSQEQTGRWNEISSGGRNQSTVSKNVFSIWINHGALPKEDHYSYLILPGVSLDALKAQAGAPDVTILKNTPALQAVRNARLKMTQAVFYEPGTLTYADGKTIAVDQPCILLLDENKNRLRIADPTQKLAGITVTRDGAAVKYTLPAGAQAGSSFTAN from the coding sequence ATGAACCCATCCATGCCTTTTATCAACAAAAGATTCATGTGCGCGTTGGCGCTTGCGGCCCTGCCACTTTTTTCCCCGGACTCAATGGCTGCGGCCGACACCGCGGTGGCAACATCGCCAGGGGCGGGTGACGTGGCCATCCGATTTGAGACCGCGGCTAAAATACCATCGCCGGAACAAAGCGCCGATATGGCCTTGATCAAAAAACAATTTTGCGACTATCAGCGCGATGTTTGGAAGGGTGCAAACAGCGCCGGCAAGGACGAAGAGCAGGTGGCCGCGTGGATGAAATCGCTGACCGCGGACGGAACCTGGCCCGACGTGAACTATACGGACCTGACCCCCGGCTACTGGCGTGCTGTCGATCATATCACTCGCACCAACAAGATGTGCATGGTGTACACTTCACCGGAATGCAGGCTCCACGGCGATCCCGGGTTGTCCAGGGCGATCCACGCCGCCCTCGGCCACTGGCTGCAAAAGGATTACCGCAGTCCCAACTGGTGGCATAACGAAATCGGCGTGCCGCGCGAAATCTCGATCATCATGCTGCTCATCGAGCCCGAACTTACCCCGCAGGAACGCGCCGCGGGAATCAAGATCGTCTCCCATGCCGTGATTGACAGCCCGCCCCGTTTTGGCGGCCGAGGGGCGCTTACCGGGCAAAATCGCGTTTGGGTGGCGGAAAACACGCTGACCCGCGGTTTGCTCGCCTCAGATTTCGAGTTGGTGCAACACGCCCGCGATGTCATCTCCGAGGAAGTCACTGTCGCCACGCAGGCCGGCGGGGGCGAACCGAAGATAAGCAGGGGCAGCGCGGGCGTGGTGCTCCTCTCAACGCAGGAAGGAATCCAACCCGATTTTTCCTTTTTTCAACACGGCCCGCAGTTGCAACTCGGGAATTATGGACTGGGTTTCGCCGGGGACATCGTCACCTGGCTGACCGTCCTGCACGGCAGCAGCCTGGCGCTGGAGCAGGACAAAATCGGAATCATGAGGGATTACCTCTTGAAAGGGGAAAGTGTCGTCGTCTGGAAAGGCTTTATGGACATCAGCTCCTGCGGCCGGCAGATCGGCCCGCAATCCCCCGCGGCAAAAGGGAGCACGGTCCTCCGCATCCTGGCTCGGGCAAAAGCCTCCGACACCGATCATGCGGCGGAATATCAAGCCGCGATTGAGCAGGACAGTCCTGACGTTCCGGTCAGCGCCATTCCAGCGAAAAACACGTATTTCTGGCGCGCGGATTTCATGGTGCATCGCCGCCCCGGGTTTTACGTTTCCACGCGGATGAACTCCGCGCGGGTTTATGCCACAGAGCTTGTCAATGGAGAGAATCTCCAGGGCAAGTATCTGGGGGACGGCGCCACCTATGTTTATATGACGGGCCATGAATACGAGGACATTTTTCCCGTGTGGGACTGGTCGCGGCTGCCCGGGGTGACTTCGCCGAAAATCACCGACAAGGCCCGGCTCAAGCCGAAGAATTTCCAGATTACGAACCCATGCGAATTTGTCGGCGGGGTTGCGGACGGCGAATACGGCGCCGCCGCGCTGGCGCTTAATCGCGAGGGGCTTGCCGCCAAAAAAAGCTGGTTCTATTTTGACGACCAGATTGTCTGTCTCGGGGCGGGGATCACCTGCGCTAACAAGGACAAAGACCTTTTCATCACCACCAGCGTCAATCAATGCCTTGCCAGGGGCGGGGTTGCGGCGGATGCGGGCAAAGGCCCGGCTGCAGCGCCGGCAGGGCTCAGGGAATATGCGACGCTCAAGTGGGCCTGGCATGACAATGTCGGTTATATTTTTCCCGAGCCGCTGAACATCAGCCTCGGCAGCCAGGAACAGACGGGCAGGTGGAATGAAATTTCCTCCGGCGGAAGAAACCAGTCAACGGTAAGCAAAAATGTGTTTTCCATCTGGATCAATCACGGCGCCCTGCCGAAGGAGGATCACTACAGTTACCTGATCCTTCCGGGCGTTTCCCTGGATGCGCTTAAGGCGCAGGCGGGCGCGCCGGATGTCACAATCCTTAAAAACACTCCCGCATTGCAGGCTGTACGCAACGCCAGGCTGAAAATGACGCAGGCCGTTTTTTACGAGCCGGGAACGCTCACGTATGCCGATGGAAAAACAATCGCCGTTGACCAGCCCTGCATCCTGCTTCTCGATGAAAACAAAAACCGCCTCAGGATCGCGGATCCGACGCAAAAACTGGCCGGCATCACCGTCACGCGCGACGGGGCGGCCGTAAAATACACCCTTCCCGCCGGGGCGCAGGCCGGCTCCAGCTTCACTGCAAATTGA
- a CDS encoding acetylxylan esterase produces the protein MNKCLISFFSLLVCAATLWAGELSFNGITDKEAALYQPGEKIVFNVQLLEDSKPLTGKNLKWKRTGDDGKTETGEAVSSEKEPLVITTALDKPGFVRIEVWALNESGKPLVDAKNQPVRFDGGAGVEPEKLQQGIPEPADFDDFWTRQKARLAEVPLKFTMTEVPSSDPAFVTYDVKIDCAGGKPVSGYFTKPKEAVPKSLKAQAGFMGYGVTPAQPYYIAGTMTLNVNAHGIENGKDAAFYKSLGEGELKKYAFNNDENAKPETCYFNGMILRVMRTLEFLKAQPEWNGRDLMSSGGSQGGFQALAAAALDKDVSKCFAMIPWCSDLGGITVGRLRGWRPDWAEGLGYYDTVNMAKRIKCEVSIVAGLGDYVCPPSGVCVLYNNIKAAKQLNLIQGKTHTYNPPGNPQKITLKGN, from the coding sequence ATGAATAAATGCCTGATTTCATTTTTCTCGCTGCTTGTTTGCGCCGCCACCCTGTGGGCGGGCGAACTCAGCTTCAACGGCATCACGGACAAGGAGGCTGCTCTCTATCAACCCGGTGAGAAAATCGTGTTCAACGTCCAGTTGTTGGAGGATTCAAAGCCGCTTACCGGGAAAAATCTGAAATGGAAGAGGACGGGGGATGATGGCAAGACGGAGACGGGTGAGGCGGTTTCCTCGGAGAAAGAGCCGCTGGTCATCACCACCGCCCTGGACAAGCCCGGTTTTGTGCGGATCGAGGTCTGGGCGCTGAACGAGAGTGGAAAACCTCTCGTGGATGCCAAAAATCAGCCGGTTCGGTTTGACGGCGGCGCGGGAGTCGAACCGGAAAAGCTGCAGCAGGGCATTCCTGAGCCCGCCGACTTTGACGATTTCTGGACAAGGCAAAAGGCAAGGCTGGCTGAAGTGCCGTTGAAATTTACCATGACCGAGGTGCCGTCGAGCGATCCCGCCTTTGTCACCTACGATGTGAAGATCGACTGCGCCGGCGGCAAACCCGTGTCAGGCTATTTTACAAAGCCAAAGGAGGCCGTCCCAAAATCCCTCAAAGCCCAAGCCGGGTTCATGGGCTATGGAGTCACTCCGGCCCAGCCTTACTATATTGCCGGTACCATGACGCTGAACGTCAATGCGCATGGGATCGAGAACGGAAAAGATGCCGCCTTTTACAAAAGTCTGGGAGAGGGTGAACTCAAAAAGTATGCTTTTAACAACGATGAGAATGCAAAACCCGAGACATGCTACTTCAATGGGATGATTCTGCGGGTCATGCGCACTTTGGAGTTTTTGAAAGCGCAACCGGAATGGAATGGCAGGGATTTGATGTCATCCGGAGGCAGTCAGGGAGGGTTTCAGGCACTTGCCGCGGCCGCACTGGACAAGGATGTCAGCAAATGCTTTGCGATGATTCCCTGGTGCAGCGATCTGGGCGGCATTACCGTGGGCCGACTCAGGGGCTGGAGGCCGGACTGGGCGGAGGGCCTGGGTTATTACGATACGGTCAACATGGCGAAGCGCATCAAATGCGAAGTCTCCATTGTCGCCGGCCTGGGCGACTATGTGTGTCCGCCCTCCGGGGTTTGCGTTCTCTACAACAACATCAAGGCGGCAAAACAACTGAATCTGATCCAGGGAAAAACACACACCTACAATCCGCCCGGCAATCCGCAGAAAATCACGTTGAAAGGCAATTGA
- a CDS encoding type II toxin-antitoxin system VapC family toxin translates to MLYLDTSSLLKYLLPEPGDEAAEAAIHREEEVAVSQLAELEAAVQLRARHLGGALRPRLYHALLAKLQALDKESPFVFQALSGQVFPTALRQHRKGESVHCRSLDRLHLAAMEELGITRLMTHDARQAMAARALGFEVITP, encoded by the coding sequence ATGCTTTATCTCGATACAAGCTCGCTGTTGAAATACCTGCTTCCAGAGCCGGGCGATGAAGCCGCCGAAGCGGCCATTCACCGGGAGGAGGAAGTAGCGGTTTCCCAGCTTGCGGAATTGGAAGCCGCGGTCCAGCTTCGCGCCAGGCATCTGGGCGGAGCGCTGCGCCCGCGCCTTTATCACGCGTTGCTTGCCAAACTGCAAGCCTTGGACAAGGAGTCTCCGTTTGTATTCCAGGCGCTCTCTGGCCAGGTTTTTCCCACAGCCCTTCGCCAGCATCGCAAAGGAGAATCGGTTCATTGCCGCTCGCTTGACCGCCTGCACCTTGCGGCCATGGAGGAACTTGGGATCACGCGTCTGATGACTCATGACGCCCGCCAGGCCATGGCGGCGAGAGCCCTTGGGTTTGAAGTCATCACCCCATAA
- a CDS encoding GntP family permease, whose translation MNAVIILTALVFLMVVAYRGFSVILFAPVAALMAVFLTDTSAVPPLFTGLFMEKTAGFIKLYLPVFLLGAVFGKLIEISGFSRSIVASVIRTVGSQRAILSIVLVCALLTYGGVSLFVVVFAVYPFAAEMFRQGDIPKRLIPGTIALGAFSFTMDALPGSPQIQNIIPTSFFHTTTWAAPWLGVAGSIFIFVTGMGYLEWRRKSARTAGETYGAGHRNEPEVSLLGSPIPPIVALLPLVVVGVANSAFTWLIPKFYAATNETLLGGMTVPVVTQTEKVTAIWAVEGALSLGILTIVGFAFKAVAGKFTEASKSAVDGALMASVNTAAVYGFGAVVAALPGFVLIRNALKLIPNPLVNEAITVTALAGITGSASGGLGIALGSMADQFIAAAHTAGISPDVLHRVASMASGGMDTLPHNGAVITLLAVTGLTHRQSYRDIFAVTCIKTLSVFVVIALYYATGTV comes from the coding sequence ATGAACGCCGTAATCATTCTCACCGCGCTCGTGTTTCTCATGGTTGTCGCTTATCGCGGTTTCAGCGTGATCCTTTTTGCTCCCGTGGCGGCGCTCATGGCCGTTTTTTTGACGGATACTTCCGCAGTCCCGCCGCTTTTCACAGGTCTTTTCATGGAAAAGACGGCGGGCTTCATAAAGCTTTACCTGCCCGTTTTTCTGCTGGGTGCCGTTTTCGGAAAGCTCATTGAGATTTCCGGATTTTCGCGATCCATCGTGGCCTCAGTCATCCGGACCGTCGGATCCCAACGCGCAATACTTTCCATCGTCCTGGTCTGCGCGCTGCTGACCTATGGCGGGGTGTCCCTCTTTGTCGTCGTGTTCGCCGTCTATCCCTTTGCCGCCGAGATGTTCCGTCAAGGGGACATTCCCAAGAGGCTCATCCCGGGAACCATTGCGCTGGGGGCTTTCAGCTTTACCATGGATGCGCTTCCCGGTTCGCCGCAGATTCAGAATATCATCCCCACCTCCTTCTTCCACACCACCACATGGGCGGCCCCGTGGTTGGGGGTGGCCGGGTCGATTTTCATTTTTGTCACGGGAATGGGCTATCTGGAATGGCGGCGCAAGAGTGCCCGGACAGCGGGCGAGACCTATGGCGCGGGTCATAGAAACGAGCCCGAAGTGTCTCTCCTCGGATCACCGATCCCGCCCATTGTGGCACTCCTGCCGCTCGTCGTTGTCGGCGTTGCCAACAGTGCCTTTACCTGGCTCATCCCGAAATTCTACGCCGCCACGAATGAAACTTTATTGGGGGGAATGACGGTTCCTGTCGTCACGCAGACTGAAAAGGTGACGGCGATCTGGGCGGTCGAAGGGGCGCTTTCATTGGGCATTCTCACCATTGTCGGATTTGCCTTCAAGGCGGTTGCCGGGAAATTTACCGAGGCGTCGAAGTCTGCAGTGGACGGGGCGCTGATGGCCTCGGTCAACACGGCGGCGGTATATGGTTTTGGCGCCGTTGTGGCCGCTCTACCCGGCTTTGTCTTGATCCGGAATGCTTTGAAGCTGATTCCCAATCCGCTCGTCAACGAAGCCATCACGGTTACGGCGCTCGCCGGTATCACCGGTTCGGCCTCCGGTGGCCTGGGTATTGCTCTGGGCAGTATGGCGGACCAGTTCATCGCCGCCGCGCATACAGCCGGCATTTCCCCGGACGTGCTGCACCGCGTGGCCTCCATGGCGAGCGGGGGGATGGACACATTGCCGCATAACGGGGCCGTCATCACACTTCTGGCGGTGACCGGTCTCACGCACCGCCAATCCTATCGGGATATATTTGCGGTCACCTGCATCAAAACGCTGTCCGTGTTCGTTGTGATCGCGCTTTACTATGCGACAGGTACCGTCTGA